A genomic segment from Nasonia vitripennis strain AsymCx chromosome 4 unlocalized genomic scaffold, Nvit_psr_1.1 chr4_random0007, whole genome shotgun sequence encodes:
- the LOC100678198 gene encoding uncharacterized protein LOC100678198, giving the protein MDKENHLQLIIVWINILNVIQSIIDNLDQSIRRWWTKPDITEQQRLCFGAFSTIFAYMKNNNHEKLYDYIGMLLEQFEYLYALVGNKLEKRSRRTSLPAELRLAATLYYLRNGGSIKMCASVFRIGTSTMYSIVPEVCRALYETLRPIYIPLPGAIEWRIIANGFKDKWNFPNCLGAVDGRHFSIETPPNSGSFFLITKNFPAWF; this is encoded by the exons ATGGACAAAGAAAATCATTTACAACTCATTATAGTTTGGATAAACATTTTGAACGTTATTCAATCTATAATAGATAATCTGGATCAAAGTATAAGACGATGGTGGACAAAACCGGACATAACGGAGCAACAACGTTTATGTTTTGGCGCtttttcaacaatatttgCTTATATGAAGAACAACAATCATGAAAAATTGTATGATTATATTGGCATGTTGTTGGAgcaatttgaatatttatatgCTCTTGTTGGAAATAAACTTGAGAAAAGGAGTCGACGAACATCTCTACCTGCAGAACTGAGATTGGCTGCAACATTATA CTATCTGCGCAATGGAGGcagtataaaaatgtgtgCTAGTGTTTTCCGTATAGGCACTTCAACTATGTATAGCATTGTGCCAGAAGTTTGTCGTGCTCTCTATGAAACATTAAGGCCAATATATATTCCATTACCGGGTGCAATTGAGTGGAGAATCATTGCTAATGGATTTAAAGATAAATGGAACTTTCCAAATTGTCTAGGAGCTGTAGATGGGCGTCACTTTAGCATCGAAACTCCTCCTAATTCaggatcattttttttaattacaaaaaattttccaGCGTGGTTTTGA